One Centroberyx gerrardi isolate f3 chromosome 6, fCenGer3.hap1.cur.20231027, whole genome shotgun sequence genomic region harbors:
- the fxyd6 gene encoding FXYD domain-containing ion transport regulator 6, giving the protein METILLFLSSLLVCVAAVAELSAQDGKEKVEDPFVYDYESLRIGGLAFAVVLFTLGILLILSRRCRCSINQKPRAPGDEEAQEENLIVSKAAAAAKETPAEN; this is encoded by the exons ATGGAAACTATtttgctcttcctctcttccctcctggtTTGTGTAGCTG CTGTAGCAGAGCTCAGTGCACAGG ATGGCAAGGAGAAAGTTGAAGATCCATTTGTCTATG ACTATGAGAGCCTGAGGATTGGAGGACTGGCATTTGCTGTGGTGTTGTTCACACTGGGCATTCTTCTCATCCTCA GTCGGCGATGCCGCTGCAGTATCAACCAGAAGCCCAG GGCCCCTGGAGACGAGGAGGCACAGGAGGAGAACCTGATTGTCTCCAAGG ctgcagCGGCTGCCAAAGAGACTCCAGCGGAGAACTAG
- the tmprss13a gene encoding transmembrane protease serine 13a, which yields MAKHDPNEPPPPYYSVVVHAQPPLTPYEEVVYGGGPGVNPSGQLQYIPQYPPPVAASRVTQPSIPPSTKRRRCCQSNSQFYGGSGGTILLLVLLGLAVWLGVRYGARLATTAILYNASENDDVGRNENQPSVPKHDTCSNTTVQCDAIRECQLGTDETNCVRFGGDGALQVRTSQDGRFLPVCYQGWDRSYADQTCAQLGFRKSYDTKEMNSQQSIGLTLTSRSSLPIQGLVNVSSSCPDQKTVSLQCVDCGRQRSTSRIIGGSVAKPGQWPWQLSLHYRGFHTCGGVLISPDFVVTAAHCFPRSTPSALNAEKWRVYGGVVSQDSLPQPYLVKKILLNENYNNRTNDQDIALLKLTAPVEFNNAVQPACLPAFDQRFPHGTVCWTSGFGTTDAGAARGSRDLMEVTVDIIDVRECNSSRVYGGSVSKNMLCAGDLDGGRDSCQGDSGGPLVCQARDDRWNLVGITSWGAGCGRRNKPGVYTRVNSLLPWIYSKMQQERP from the exons ATGGCAAAGCATGACCCG AACGAGCCCCCTCCTCCATACTACTCTGTTGTGGTGCACGCCCAGCCCCCCCTCACACCCTATGAGGAGGTGGTGTATGGAGGGGGTCCAGGCGTGAACCCCTCCGGCCAGCTGCAATACATCCCCCAGTATCCTCCACCTGTGGCAGCTTCCCGCGTCACACAGCCAAGCATAC CCCCCAGTACtaagaggaggagatgctgtCAGAGCAATTCTCAGTTTTATGGAGGGTCAGGGGGCACCATACTGTTGCTCGTCCTACTGGGACTGGCCGTCTGGCTCGGAG TGCGCTACGGTGCCAGGTTGGCAACAACAGCCATCCTCTACAATGCCAGCGAGAACGACGATGTGGGGAGAAATGAAAACCAGCCTAGTGTGCCGAAGCATGACACCTGCTCCAACACTACCGTCCAATGTGATGCGATCAGAGAGTGCCAACTGGGCACCGACGAAACAAACTGTG TGAGGTTTGGTGGGGACGGTGCTCTGCAGGTCAGGACGTCTCAGGACGGCCGTTTCCTTCCAGTGTGCTACCAAGGCTGGGACCGGAGCTACGCCGACCAGACCTGCGCTCAGCTCGGCTTCAGAAA GTCCTATGACACCAAAGAAATGAATTCCCAGCAGTCCATTGGTCTAACATTGACCAGCAGATCATCTTTGCCTATTCAAGGTCTGGTCAATGTCAG CTCTTCCTGCCCAGACCAGAAGACTGTCTCCCTACAGTGTGTGG ACTGTGGTCGACAGCGGTCTACATCCCGGATCATAGGGGGCAGCGTAGCCAAGCCGGGCCAGTGGCCTTGGCAGCTGTCCCTCCACTACAGAGGATTCCACACCTGCGGAGGGGTCCTGATCTCTCCTGATTTTGTGGTGACCGCTGCCCACTGCTTTCCAAG GTCCACCCCTTCAGCTCTGAATGCAGAGAAATGGCGTGTGTATGGCGGAGTGGTGTCCCAGGACAGTCTACCTCAGCCCTATCTGGTGAAGAAGATCCTCCTCAACGAGAACTACAACAACAGGACCAATGACCAGGACATCGCCCTGCTCAAGCTCACTGCACCGGTTGAATTCAACA atgcagttCAGCCGGCCTGTCTGCCAGCCTTTGACCAGAGATTCCCCCATGGAACCGTATGCTGGACTTCCGGCTTTGGCACCACTGACGCAGGAGCAG CCAGGGGCTCAAGGGACCTGATGGAGGTGACTGTGGACATCATTGACGTGCGCGAGTGTAACAGCAGTCGTGTGTATGGGGGCAGTGTGTCCAAGAACATGCTGTGTGCTGGGGACCTGGATGGAGGCAGAGACTCCTGTCAG GGTGACAGTGGAGGACCTCTGGTGTGTCAAGCAAGGGATGACCGCTGGAACCTGGTGGGGATCACCAGCTGGGGAGCCGGCTGCGGCCGGAGAAACAAGCCGGGGGTTTACACCAGGGTCAACAGCTTACTGCCCTGGATCTACAGCAAGATGCAG CAAGAGAGGCcgtga